One region of Rhizophagus irregularis chromosome 20, complete sequence genomic DNA includes:
- a CDS encoding H(+)-transporting V0 sector ATPase subunit c — protein sequence MAEPTPNLCPVYAPIFGALGCTSAIVFTCFGAAYGTAKAGTGLSAMGVLRPDLVMKAIVPIVMAGIIGIYGLVVSVLISDGLKQEMALFTGFIQLGAGLSVGLAGLAAGFAIGVVGDAGVRATAQQPRLFVGMILILIFAEVLGLYGLIVGLILNTKASGGDVKC from the exons atggCTGAACCAACACCAAACTTATG CCCTGTCTATGCCCCAATCTTTGGTGCTTTGGGATGTACTTCCGCTATTGTATTTACCt gcttcGGAGCAGCATATGGCACAGCCAAAGCCGGAACAGGATTATCAGCTATGGGAGTCTTGCGTCCTGATTTAGTTATGAAAGCTATTGTACCAATTGTTATGGCTGGTATTATTGGTATTTACGGATTGGTCGTATCTGTCTTAATTTCTGATGGTC tTAAACAGGAAATGGCATTATTTAC TGGATTTATTCAGCTTGGTGCTGGGTTAAGTGTCGGTCTTGCTGGTCTTGCAGCTGGATTCGCTATTGGTGTAGTTGGTGATGCTGGTGTACGAGCTACTGCACAACAACCAAGATTATTTGTTGGTATG ATTCTTATTCTCATTTTCGCCGAAGTATTGGGTCTTTATGGTTTAATTGTGGGTCTTATCTTAAATACCAAAGCAAGTGGTGGCGAcgttaaatgttaa
- a CDS encoding H(+)-transporting V0 sector ATPase subunit c variant 4, whose amino-acid sequence MAEPTPNLCPVYAPIFGALGCTSAIVFTCFGAAYGTAKAGTGLSAMGVLRPDLVMKAIVPIVMAGIIGIYGLVVSVLISDGLKQEMALFTGFIQLGAGLSVGLAGLAAGFAIGVVGDAGVRATAQQPRLFVDSYSHFRRSIGSLWFNCGSYLKYQSKWWRR is encoded by the exons atggCTGAACCAACACCAAACTTATG CCCTGTCTATGCCCCAATCTTTGGTGCTTTGGGATGTACTTCCGCTATTGTATTTACCt gcttcGGAGCAGCATATGGCACAGCCAAAGCCGGAACAGGATTATCAGCTATGGGAGTCTTGCGTCCTGATTTAGTTATGAAAGCTATTGTACCAATTGTTATGGCTGGTATTATTGGTATTTACGGATTGGTCGTATCTGTCTTAATTTCTGATGGTC tTAAACAGGAAATGGCATTATTTAC TGGATTTATTCAGCTTGGTGCTGGGTTAAGTGTCGGTCTTGCTGGTCTTGCAGCTGGATTCGCTATTGGTGTAGTTGGTGATGCTGGTGTACGAGCTACTGCACAACAACCAAGATTATTTGTTG ATTCTTATTCTCATTTTCGCCGAAGTATTGGGTCTTTATGGTTTAATTGTGGGTCTTATCTTAAATACCAAAGCAAGTGGTGGCGAcgttaa
- a CDS encoding H(+)-transporting V0 sector ATPase subunit c variant 3 has protein sequence MGVLRPDLVMKAIVPIVMAGIIGIYGLVVSVLISDGLKQEMALFTGFIQLGAGLSVGLAGLAAGFAIGVVGDAGVRATAQQPRLFVGMILILIFAEVLGLYGLIVGLILNTKASGGDVKC, from the exons ATGGGAGTCTTGCGTCCTGATTTAGTTATGAAAGCTATTGTACCAATTGTTATGGCTGGTATTATTGGTATTTACGGATTGGTCGTATCTGTCTTAATTTCTGATGGTC tTAAACAGGAAATGGCATTATTTAC TGGATTTATTCAGCTTGGTGCTGGGTTAAGTGTCGGTCTTGCTGGTCTTGCAGCTGGATTCGCTATTGGTGTAGTTGGTGATGCTGGTGTACGAGCTACTGCACAACAACCAAGATTATTTGTTGGTATG ATTCTTATTCTCATTTTCGCCGAAGTATTGGGTCTTTATGGTTTAATTGTGGGTCTTATCTTAAATACCAAAGCAAGTGGTGGCGAcgttaaatgttaa
- a CDS encoding recombinase rad51, whose amino-acid sequence MNNELNEETYEEETEETEHEPTHIPIQRLEEFGINASDIKKLTDNGFHTIQSVAYSPRKVLLNVKGLSEAKVDKIQGEAFKMAPMGFLSATEIQAKRRDTLYITTGSKELDKLLGGGIETGSITEIFGEFRTGKSQICHTMSVACQLPIELGGAEGRCVYIDTEGTFRPERLVSIAERFGLVSEDALDNVAIARAYNTDHQMTLLLHAAAMMAESRFALMIVDSATALYRTDFSGRGELAARQMHLAKFLRNLQRLADEFGIAVVITNQVVASVDGAASMFGGDTKKPIGGNIIAHTSTTRLYLRKGKGECRICKIYDSPCLPEGDATFAISDGGIVDAND is encoded by the exons ATGAATAACGAACTTAACGAAGAAACTTATGAGGAGGAAACCGAGGAAACTGAACATGAACCTACACATATTCCAATTCAAAGACTTGAG gAATTTGGAATTAACGCGTCggatattaaaaaacttacgGATAACGGTTTCCATACAATTCAATCTGTAGCTTATTCTCCACGAAAAGTCTTACTAAATGTTAAGGGACTTTCTGAGGCCAAAGTAGATAAAATCCAAGGAGAAG CTTTCAAGATGGCACCAATGGGTTTTCTTTCTGCAACAGAAATTCAAGCAAAAAGACGCGATACTCTTTATATAACAACAGGATCAAAAGAGTTGGATAAACTTCTTGGAG gtGGCATTGAGACCGGATCAATTACGGAAATATTTGGAGAATTTAGGACTGGGAAATCTCAAATATGTCACACAATGTCTGTGGCATGTCAA CTTCCTATTGAACTTGGTGGTGCTGAAGGGAGGTGTGTCTATATAGACACTGAAGGTACCTTCCGTCCCGAGAGATTAGTTTCCATAGCAGAAAGGTTTGGTTTGGTCAGTGAAGATGCTTTGGATAATGTTGCTATTGCAAGAGCTTATAACACTGATCATCAGATGACTCTTTTGCTACATGCCGCTGCCATGATGGCGGAATCGAG aTTTGCCTTGATGATTGTCGACAGTGCTACGGCATTATACAGAACAGATTTCTCTGGTCGTGGAGAACTTGCTGCGCGTCAGATGCATTTAGCTAAATTTTTACGAAATCTTCAGCGTTTAGCTGATgag ttCGGAATTGCTGTTGTCATAACAAATCAAGTAGTGGCGAGTGTTGACGGTGCTGCTAGTATGTTTGGTGGTGATACAAAGAAACCCATCGGAGGAAATATCATTGCTCATACTTCCACGACAAG actTTATCTACGTAAAGGTAAGGGTGAATGCcgaatttgtaaaatttacgACTCTCCTTGTCTGCCCGAAGGCGATGCGACCTTTGCTATTTCAGACGGAGGTATTGTTGACGCAAATGATTAA
- a CDS encoding mitochondrial 54S ribosomal protein uL4m, whose product MWWAKEWRTLLFRHWQRQRTLHTKFVSENISKENLISTQPNVILKAVSPLPTHIQAWLHDFETNTPLGIINLDRRVFGAPIRKDLLQRVIVWQRDCLRQGTHSSKNRSEVRGTTRKWAKQKGRGKARVGSHRAPHFRGGGVAHGPKPRSHSSDLQRQVQLFGLRSALTTKFVQNQLVIVENLKLKSSKTRDLLSILDRNVWDPLADYRKQGHSILFLTMDHMKELDLASRNLQRVHALSANDIVEAGDVYNIMGHEILLIDHKTVRQLEELLRPQ is encoded by the exons ATGTGGTGGGCGAAAGAGTGGAGAACATTATTATTCAGACATTGGCAACGCCAACGAACTTTGCATACCAAATTTGTTTCAGAG AAtatatcaaaagaaaatttaatatcaacaCAACCGAATGTTATACTTAAAG CTGTCTCACCTTTGCCAACTCATATTCAAGCATGGCTTCATGACTTTGAGACAAATACACCATtaggaataataaatttggatCGGAGAGTATTTGGAGCACCAATTAGAAAAGATTTATTACAAAGAGTGATTGTATGGCAACGGGATTGTTTAAGACAGGGAACACATTCTTCTAAAAATAGAAGTGAGGTAAGAGGAACTACTAGAAAATGGGCAAAACAAAAGGGAAGAGGAAAAGCTAGAGTCGGAAGTCATCGAGCACCTCACTTCAGAGGTG GTGGTGTCGCCCATGGACCTAAGCCACGGTCGCATTCTAGCGATTTACAAAGACAAGTACAACTCTTTGGCTTACGATCCGCGCTAACAACGAAATTTGTGCAAAATCAACTTGTCATcgttgaaaatttaaaattgaaatcgAGTAAGACACGAGATTTGTTATCTATTTTGGATAGAAATGTGTGGGATCCTCTTGCTGATTATAGGAAACAAGGTCATTCAATTTTGTTTTTGACTATGGATCATATGAAAGAATTGGATCTTGCGTCAAGGAATTTACAAAGAGTTCACGCTTTGAGTGCTAACGACATTGTTGAGGCAGGTGATGTTTACAATATCATGGGACATGAAATACTTTTGATCGATCATAAAACAGTACGACAATTAGAAGAATTGCTTAGACCTCAATAa
- a CDS encoding Sm-like protein lsm7, which yields MSDRGSRGRGAQRGRGGGRGGRGGSTFAQDTKPKKESILDLSKYMDKKIRVKFNGGREVIGSLKGHDLLLNLVLDDTEEFLRDPEDNRLLNDTRSLGLIVCRGPAVILISPVEGTEEIDNPFVHQE from the exons ATGTCTGATAga GGCAGTAGAGGAAGAGGTGCACAACGTGGCAGAGGCGGCGGTAGAGGAGGAAGAGGCGGTAGTACTTTTGCACAGGATacaaaacctaaaaaagaatcAATACTGGATCTTTCAAAATATATGGACAAGAAAATACGTGTCAAATTTAATGGAGGACGTGAAG tGATAGGGTCTTTAAAAGGACATGATCTCTTATTAAACCTGGTTCTTGACGATACTGAAGAATTTCTTAgag acCCTGAAGATAATCGCTTACTAAATGATACTAGATCACTTGGATTAATTGTTTGTCGTGGACCAGctgtaatattaatatctcCGGTGGAAGGAACAGAAGAAATAGATAATCCTTTCGTACATCAAGAATAA
- a CDS encoding AP-1 complex subunit mu-1 — MASAVFVLDLKGKVLISRNYRGDIPMSAVEKFMPLVLEAEEEQQAPTPCFTHEGVNYLYIRHNNLYLLAITKKNSNATTILLFLHKLTEVFTEYFKELEEESIRDNFVIIYELLDEMMDFGYPQTTETKILQEYITQESHKLEIQVRPPMAVTNAVSWRSEGIKYRKNEVFLDVIESVNLLVNANGNVLRSEILGVIKMKCYLSGMPELRLGLNDKVMFESTGRSASRGKAIEMEDVKFHQCVRLSRFENDRTISFIPPDGEFELMSYRLNTQVKPLIWVEALVESYTGSRIEYMIKAKAQFKRRSTANNVEIYVPVPDDADSPKFRSSIGSVHYAPEKSCLVWKIKQFQGGKEFLMRAHFGLPSVKNVDDPDKKPPIGVKFEIPYFTTSGIQVRYLKIVEKSGYQALPWVRYITQNGDYQLRLPESIKNNKMTPI; from the exons ATGGCTTCAGCTGTATTTGTATTAGATCTTAAAGGAAAGGTTCTCATATCACGAAATTATCGTGGAGACATACCAATGTCTGCCGTTGAGAAATTTATGCCACTTGTGTTAGAGGCTGAGGAAGAACAACAAGCTCCAACTCCTTGTTTTACACATGAAGGTGTCAATTATCTGTATATAcgacataataatttatacc TATTGGctataacaaagaaaaattcaaatgctACAACAATTCTTTTATTCCTTCATAAATTGACAGAG gtttttaCAGAATATTTTAAGGAACTTGAGGAAGAATCAATCAgagataattttgtaattatttatgaacTTTTAGATGAAATGATGGATTTTGGTTATCCACAAACTACcgaaacaaaaatattacaagA gTATATAACTCAAGAATCacataaattagaaattcaaGTAAGACCACCAATGGCTGTTACAAATGCAGTGTCATGGAGATCAGAAGGAATAAAATATAGGAAGAATGAAGTATTTTTAGATGTAATTGAAtctgtaaatttattagttaatgCAAACGGAAATGTATTACGAAGTGAAATTCTCGGagtaattaaaatgaaatgttaTTTAAGTGGTATGCCAGAATTAAGATTAGGTTTAAATGATAAAGTTATGTTTGAAAGTACTGGACGTTCTGCTTCAAGAGGAAAAGCTATTGAAATGGAAGATGTTAAGTTTCATCAGTGTGTCAGATTATCTAGATTTGAAAATGATCGTACCATTTCTTTTATACCTCCTGATGGCGAATTTGAATTAATGAGCTATCGTTTGAATACACag GTTAAACCTTTGATTTGGGTTGAAGCTCTCGTAGAAAGTTATACTGGCTCTAGAATAGAATATATGATTAAGGCAAAAGCTCAATTTAAAAGACGTTCTACTGCAAATAATGTTGAAATATATGTGCCTGTACCAGATGATGCTGACTCTCCAAAATTTAGG AGTAGTATTGGATCGGTTCATTATGCTCCAGAAAAATCATGTCTTGTATggaaaattaaacaattccAAGgcggtaaagaatttttaatgagAGCTCATTTTGGGTTACCCTCCGTTAAAAATG ttgatGATCCTGATAAAAAGCCTCCTATTGgagtaaaatttgaaataccATATTTTACAACTTCGGGTATTCAAGTacgttatttaaaaattgttgaaaaaagTGGTTATCAAGCTTTACCTTGGGTTAGATATATTACTCAAAATGGAG aTTATCAACTACGTCTACCGGAAAgtattaaaaacaataaaatgactcctatttaa